A section of the Marinoscillum sp. 108 genome encodes:
- a CDS encoding heme-binding domain-containing protein, whose product MKKWIKRIAYFLLLGLIIIQFFPGEKPAVSTDNPGDIHNEVLVNPEVSGILKAACYDCHSNETKYPWYASVAPVSWLVIHDTNEGRDELNFSEWATYSAKRKHHKLEEVIEMVEEGEMPLAVYNITHPEGRLTEAQIEVLISWAKARMEEITL is encoded by the coding sequence ATGAAAAAATGGATCAAACGTATCGCTTACTTTCTGCTTCTTGGATTAATCATCATTCAGTTCTTTCCTGGGGAGAAGCCAGCAGTGAGCACTGATAATCCCGGCGACATTCACAACGAAGTGCTGGTGAACCCCGAAGTAAGTGGTATCCTGAAAGCTGCATGTTACGATTGCCACTCCAACGAAACCAAATATCCCTGGTACGCCAGTGTGGCTCCTGTATCTTGGCTGGTCATTCACGATACTAACGAGGGCAGAGATGAACTGAACTTTTCGGAATGGGCTACTTACTCTGCCAAGCGGAAGCACCACAAACTGGAAGAGGTGATAGAAATGGTGGAAGAGGGCGAAATGCCACTTGCCGTTTATAACATCACTCATCCCGAGGGAAGACTTACTGAAGCTCAAATAGAAGTATTGATCAGTTGGGCCAAAGCGCGAATGGAAGAAATTACTCTTTAG